A genomic stretch from Psilocybe cubensis strain MGC-MH-2018 chromosome 1, whole genome shotgun sequence includes:
- a CDS encoding Alkali-sensitive linkage protein 1, giving the protein MLARVPFVLLTFCVSLSLARTKNPKRGLGYAGTVPGDIINANQTNSLISWEYNWSNLPPDYLATSNIPYVPMQWGSVGIDTFADNVKAQGAKTILSFNEPDFDQESNILPEDAAKLWMQFLEPLKASGIRLGGPAVTNSPTGRPWLVSFLQACSNCTIDFLPLHWYGSGLDSFYGYIFDVHNQFPQYPIWITEYAETSPNDTVVFNFMNATITAMDSLSWIERYSWFGYFRPRPDVHYNMLDDNGGLNALGQLYLGAKTVHTEVVTSAPTPTYHTVNGADNPTQAPATTWPALLNSSPRRVSVPEGLQLLSLLTAMAGILFGLMWNAL; this is encoded by the exons ATGCTTGCCCGGGTGCCCTTCGTACTTCTGACCTTCTGCGTCTCGTTGTCGCTGGCTCGTACTAAAAACCCCAAACGTGGTTTAGGCTATGCGGGCACCGTCCCGGGTGATATAATCAACGCCAACCAGACGAACAGCTTAATCTCTTGGGAATATAACTGGTCTAATCTCCCGCCAGACTATCTTGCGACCTCTAATATTCCTTATGTTCCTATGCAATGGGGCTCTGTTGGCATTGATACATTTGCAGATAATGTGAAGGCTCAAGGGGCGAAAACGATTTTG TCTTTTAATGAACCTGATTTTGACCAAGAGTCTAATATCCTTCCTGAAGATGCTGCTAAGTTGTGGATGCAGTTTTTGGAACCCTTGAAAGCGTCGGGCATTCGTCTCGGAGGCCCCGCTGTCACAAACTCTCCCACAGGCCGTCCGTGGCTGGTGTCCTTCCTGCAGGCTTGCTCGAATTGCACTATCGATTTCCTACCTTTACATTG GTATGGTTCCGGATTGGACTCTTTTTATGGCTACATATTTGACGTCCATAATCAATTTCCTCAATATCCAATCTGGATCACCGAATATGCTGAGACGTCGCCAAATGACACAG TTGTATTCAATTTCATGAACGCAACAATCACCGCCATGGATTCATTGTCCTGGATTGAGCGGTACTCCTGGTTTGGTTATTTC CGTCCACGACCAGATGTACACTACA ACATGCTTGATGACAATGGCGGACTGAATGCCCTAGGCCAGCTTTACCTTGGAGCTAAAACCGTCCATACTGAGGTAGTGACCTCTGCCCCCACCCCTACCTACCACACAGTCAATGGTGCAGACAATCCCACTCAAGCTCCAGCCACCACATGGCCTGCTCTGTTGAATTCGTCCCCTAGACGTGTATCGGTCCCCGAAGGTTTACAACTACTCAGTCTTTTAACGGCGATGGCGGGCATTCTATTTGGTCTGATGTGGAACGCATTGTAG
- a CDS encoding putative calcium-binding protein (putative calcium-binding protein C613.03): MLKFVYLSLLGIIPASLAHGSHEESGPAHGESIQEYAQRHMSSEHHIDSFDVRSFFQLHDLNRNGFWEKEEIEAIYGVHHVYSQKKSKDDIEHQKKADHIVSVVLQKLDLNGDGLVSPEELEKVGLAGLPNFDGLGAEGHHYDVESEFFLHHEEQFHSTPETQTDESYTHPEDLEHFAQHESIERKEAEREAKFQGVTVEEIVQEQEKAAEQAKVAAQAAAQAAAAAAAAQERAFPASKPVTRVTPPEKQDPEVKYKNAGSEGVRKGEWGTGDQGYKPPTDPSDKLRKNLPYKNTRMQYKFRRNWGDF; this comes from the exons ATGTTGAAATTCGTCTACCTGTCGTTACTTGGTATAATACCCGCCAGCTTGGCACACGGCTCGCACGAAGAAAGTGGTCCTGCCCATGGAGAATCAATCCAAGAGTATGCTCAACGACAC ATGTCGTCTGAACATCATAT AGATTCATTCGATGTGCGAAGCTTCTTCCAATTGCATGATCTGAACAG GAACGGATTTTGggaaaaagaggaaattGAAGCCATCTATGGTGTTCACCACGTATATTCGCAGAAAAAGTCTAAG GATGATATCGAGCACCAGAAAAAGGCAGACCATATTGTATCGGTAGTTCTACAGAAACTTGATCTCAATGGAGATGGCCTCGTGTCTCCCGAAGAGCTCGAAAAGGTTGGGTTAGCAGGGCTACCCAACTTTGATGGTCTGGGTGCTGAAGGCCACCATTATGATGTAGAGAGTG AATTCTTCCTTCATCACGAAG AACAGTTCCATTCCACTCCAGAGACCCAGACAGACGAGTCGTATACCCACCCCGAAGATCTGGAACATTTTGCCCAACACGAGTCAATTGAACGCAAAGAGGCAGAGCGAGAAGCAAAATTCCAGGGCGTCACCGTCGAGGAAATAGTGCAGGAACAGGAGAAGGCGGCAGAACAGGCTAAAGTAGCTGCTCAAGCAGCTGCCCaagcggcggcggcagcagcagcagcacaaGAGCGTGCTTTTCCCGCTTCGAAACCAGTAACAAGGGTGACCCCTCCAGAAAAACAGGATCCGGAAGTCAAGTACAAGAACGCCGGCTCAGAAGGTGTTCGCAAAGGAGAATGGGGAACCGGCGACCAGGGGTACAAACCTCCTACAGACCCAAGCGATAAACTCAG GAAAAACCTTCCGTACAAG AACACCCGCATGCAGTACAAGTTCCGCCGCAATTGGGGCGACTTCTGA
- a CDS encoding ATP synthase subunit e, mitochondrial — MVSSTVNVVRYTALFSGIAYGWYHRRSLQASHDQHKLEAAAHSREKLIADAKEAWKRRNEAADSSLITDPEDPRFDLEKLIAKWEKST, encoded by the exons ATGGTCTCGTCAACCGTCAAC GTCGTTCGCTATACCGCCCTTTTTTCGGGAATCGCCTACGGGTGGTATCACCGTCGTTCATTACAAGCCTCGCATGACCAACATAAGCTGGAAGCCGCTGCTCACAGTCGGGAAAAGCTGATTGCAGATGCCAAGGAGGCATGGAAGCGAAGGAATGAAGCCGCTGATAGCAGCT TGATTACCGACCCAGAGGATCCTCGTTTCGATCTAGAAAAGCTGATAGCCAAATGGGAGAAGAGCACATAG
- a CDS encoding Histone acetyltransferase type B subunit 2: MKTQMEEIEDDLAAEEENKKKNAPYLYDLVITHALDWPSLTCQWFPEKEQNPQKPYTTHRLLLGTHTSGQAQDYLQIATVQIPKRDNPATGADKLDRADYDDERGELGGHNLPPSPRIQIIQKINHDGEVNRARYMPQNPDLIATKSVTGEVLIFDRTKHSSEPERGGICKPDIRLVGQHREGYGLAWNPVKAGYVLGASEDMTVCCWDVNSYTKAKSTIEPTITFKGHTSVVGDVDWHATHENIFASVGDDKMLMIWDTRSPLDPKHKVQAHDAEILAVAFSPATEHLLVTGSADKTAVLHDMRFPNKKLHVFESHTDEVLHLAWSPHNPTIFASASSDRRINIWDLSLIGQEQTPDDQEDGPPELLFIHGGHTARPTDFCWAPGESENWTAASVSEDNVVMVWQPTMRIWAGDAVKVDEKELESDAMEGIEGPSTDKGKASVSGGSLRSQSMSVSATSADD, encoded by the exons ATGAAGACCCAGatggaggaaattgaagatGATCTTGCCGCAGAGGAGGAAAATAA GAAGAAGAATGCGCCGTATCTCTACGACCTTGTTATTACACATGCTCTTGACTGGCCCAGCTTGACCTGTCAGTGGTTCCCAGAAAAAGAACA AAATCCTCAGAAACCATATACCACGCATCGTCTTCTTTTGGGAACACATACATCGGGACAGGCTCAAGATTACCTTCAGATTGCCACTGTCCAGATCCCGAAACGCGACAATCCTGCTACTGGAGCCGACAAATTGGACCGCGCAGATTACGACGACGAACGTGGTGAACTTGGTGGCCACAACCTTCCTCCCTCACCTCGCATTCAAATCATCCAGAAAATCAACCATGATGGGGAGGTCAACCGTGCCAGATATATGCCACAAAATCCTGATCTGATTGCCACAAAATCTGTCACTGGAGAGGTTTTAATCTTTGATCGCACAAAGCATTCAAGTGAGCCTGAGAGGGGAGGAATCTGCAAACCGGATATCAGATTAGTTGGGCAACATCGCGAAGG ATATGGCCTCGCATGGAATCCTGTTAAGGCTGGGTATGTTTTAGGTGCATCTGAAGATATGACCGTGTGCTGTTG GGATGTTAATTCATACACTAAGGCTAAATCAACCATCGAGCCAACGATTACTTTCAAAGGTCACACTTCTGTTGTCGGG GATGTTGATTGGCATGCCACTCATGAGAACATTTTTGCCAGCGTTGGAGATGATAAAATGCTTATGAT TTGGGATACCCGATCACCTTTGGATCCCAAACACAAAGTGCAAGCCCACGACGCCGAAATTTTAGCTGTAGCCTTCAGTCCTGCAACCGAACATCTTCTGGTGACTGGAAGCGCAGACAAG ACTGCTGTACTTCATGATATGCGTTTCCCAAACAAGAAACTACACGTTTTTGAGTCGCACACCGATGAAGTTCTTCACCTTGCCTGGTCGCCCCATAATCCTACCATCTTTGCATCTGCGTCCAGCGACAGACGCATCAACATCTGGGACTTATCCTTGATAGGACAAGAACAGACGCCTGATGACCAAGAAGATGGCCCACCTGAATTACTCTTCATCCATGGAG GACACACTGCTCGCCCAACTGATTTCTGCTGGGCACCAGGCGAATCAGAAAATTGGACTGCTGCTAGTGTTTCTGAGGACAATGTAGTCATGGTTTGGCAGCCGACAATGCGAATTTGGGCCGGCGATGCTGTCAAGGTTGACGAAAAAGAACTGGAAAGCGATGCGATGGAGGGTATTGAAGGTCCTAGTACTGACAAGGGAAAAGCAAGTGTCAGTGGTGGAAGCTTGAGAAGCCAGAGTATGAGCGTCAGTGCTACGTCGGCTGACGATTAA
- a CDS encoding 25S rRNA (uridine-N(3))-methyltransferase, which produces MGKAGKGLKSALLSQQSRLKAKQKLSHAAQVAEQKIFRMTGKQPRRDAARMDPTRDTKGKGKAIPQTLRPTIPFNPTDKILLIGEGNFSFSRSLILDAPIQLQSLPPNNVTATAYDSEEECFSKYPEAEGIVSFLRSKGVEVIFGVDGTRLEKHPRLKGRKWDRIVFNFPHAGELNSLFVVLPNSTSEFSGKGIADQDRNILSNQILILGFLRSAPKVLQVGPVPSIYTPRKKKRGDDDEDEEMDPIKDVVEEVDEMGNPIQFFVPSDNVTTRGTVLITLRNVIPYTQWDVPRLAKNPPLVQNGSNTKPNPKYTLLRSFQFHRNIWKGYEHRMTKGERAHGKGTTGDGGEDRTWEFCIKDEPDKDSYH; this is translated from the exons ATGGGAAAGGCAGGAAAAGGTCTCAAATCAGCGCTACTGTCGCAACAGTCTCGACTAAAGGCCAAACAAAAGTTATCCCACGCCGCTCAAGTTGCTGAGCAAAAGATTTTTCGCATGACCGGGAAACAACCTCGGCGAGACGCTGCGCGGATGGACCCCACAAGAGATACCAAAGGAAAGGGGAAAGCTATTCCACAGACTCTGCGTCCCACAATTCCATTCAATCCCACAGACAAAATACTGCTCATTGGCGAAGGCAATTTTTCGTTTAGCCGTTCATTAATTCTAGACGCTCCAATCCAGTTGCAATCACTTCCCCCGAACAATGTGACAGCGACTGCATACGATTCCGAAGAGGAATGCTTCTCCAAATACCCCGAAGCAGAGGGTATCGTTTCTTTCTTGAGATCCAAAGGCGTGGAGGTCATTTTTGGTGTAGATGGAACACGTTTGGAAAAACATCCCCGGTTGAAAGGACGAAAATGGGACCGCATCGTTTTCAATTTTCCGCATGCTGGCGAGTTGAACTCACTTTTTGTTGTACTTCCGAACTCAACCTCAGAATTTTCAGGAAAGGGAATTGCGGACCAGGATAGAAATATCCTATCAAACCAAATACTCATCCTGGGATTCTTGCGTTCGGCACCCAAAGTGCTACAAGTCGGACCAGTGCCATCTATATACACCCCTAGAAAGAAAAAGCGCGgggacgacgatgaggatgaggaaatGGACCCCATCAAAGACGTTGTGGAAGAAGTTGACGAAATGGGCAATCCCATACAATTTTTCGTTCCTTCTGACAACGTTACTACGCGCGGAACTGTACTTATCACTCTCCGGAATGTAATTCCATATACGCAATG GGATGTTCCTCGATTAGCGAAGAATCCGCCACTCGTGCAAAATGGCAGTAATACCAAACCTAATCCAAAGTATACCCTTCTTAGATCGTTCCAGTTTCACCGGAATATCTGGAAAGGCTACGAACATAGAATGACCAAAGGTGAGAGAGCACACGGTAAAGGGACGACtggggatggaggagaagaCCGAACTTGGGAATTCTGTATAAAAGATGAACCCGACAAGGACTCGTATCATTAG
- a CDS encoding Pre-mRNA polyadenylation factor fip1 — protein sequence MNWTSHVIVTPPSAHILINLTPKRPDREMDEDDEFLYGEKSQTYSEPAPGKALPLGTYVSVQLGNDDLFSVSTERGPAPNGFPDFLENDDPEPEVNRTLPTGERQAEEEDEDEDEGDQGDDSDDDIEIILEPVARSLDFRNQNKSSTTRTTSSTPAPTKAPQPSLTTEYTPIQRGGPQPSATPSQNQADTSFSGTTLATPTPVQAQPSPATQPPQPSEPQNAAVDDGVDTSTLPVAQAPPSHPPIDPDVTAVFDGRSILELDLGALADKPWRRPGSDISDWFNYGFDELSWEAYCYRRRDLGDLANVLKTNVIGFSAMPEDQLIALPPDIRTMVMTGANAMMNNAGANANMMPMMDMSMMGPMGMGMNGEMGMGNPMMQGMMSDGGQAQQGVGVGVLPTNAPSEQVNGVNMMQDGFNPNAPGMMNMGMGGEFMQEQNQMPQQIYPVMEQSNVAPVSSGRGTPIPFRARGAPGLGGRARGFPGRGRGRGGLYGGDAPVPVPVRPASPLPPGVPTGPRNQNKYKDRDGNAPAVDGLDYGGGKEGGMSRRTPSGEPEERISSRKRRSSPGLDDIRSSKRR from the exons ATGAACTGGACGTCACATGTTATCGTGACACCTCCCTCTGCTCATATCCTCATTAACCTCACTCCAAAACGACCAGACAGAGAAAT ggatgaagatgatgaatttCTATACGGCGAAAAGTCCCAAACCTATTCCGAACCTGCACCTGGTAAGGCGCTTCCGCTGGGCACATATGTTTCCGTTCAACTggg AAATGACGATTTGTTCAGCGTTTCTACGGAGCGAGGACCAGCGCCGAATGGATTTCCTGACTTTCTTGAGAATGATGACCCGGAACCTGAAGTAAATCGCACCCTGCCGACTGGGGAACGGCaagcagaggaggaggatgaggatgaggatgaaggagaTCAAGGTGACGACAGCGATGAT GATATCGAAATTATATTGGAGCCTGTCGCTCGGTCCCTCGACTTCCG GAACCAAAACAAATCTTCAACCACACGAACTACTTCGTCAACACCTGCTCCAACGAAAG CACCCCAACCGTCATTGACAACAGAATATACACCAATACAACGAGGCGGCCCTCAACCTTCAGCGACCCCTTCCCAAAATCAAGCAGATACAAGTTTCTCGGGAACTACTCTAGCTACACCTACACCTGTGCAAGCACAACCATCCCCAGCCACCCAGCCCCCACAACCTTCAGAACCGCAAAATGCTGCTGTCGATGACGGTGTCGATACATCTACACTTCCCGTAGCACAGGCGCCACCGTCTCACCCTCCCATAGACCCAGACGTCACTGCTGTGTTTGATGGACGCTCTATATTAGAATTGGACCTCGGCGCTTTAGCAGACAAGCCCTGGAGACGCCCTGGCTCTGATATTAGTGATTGGTTCAATTACGGGTTCGACGAGTTGTCCTGGGAGGCTTACTGCTATCGACGCCGTGATTTGGGTGATTTGGCAAACGTGCTGAAAACAAACGTCATT GGGTTTTCTGCTATGCCAGAAGACCAGCTCATTGCGCTCCCTCCGGATATCCGTACGATGGTTATGACGGGTGCGAATGCGATGATGAACAACGCTGGCGCCAACGCGAACATGATGCCTATGATGGATATGTCAATGATGGGTcccatgggcatgggcatgaATGGGGAGATGGGTATGGGCAACCCAATGATGCAAGGTATGATGTCGGACGGTGGCCAAGCACAGCAGGGCGTTGGTGTCGGTGTATTGCCTACCAACGCCCCGTCGGAGCAAGTCAACGGTGTGAATATGATGCAGGATGGGTTCAATCCAAATGCCCCTGGCATGAtgaacatgggcatgggtGGCGAATTCATGCAG GAACAAAATCAAATGCCACAGCAGATATACCCAGTCATGGAGCAGTCAAATGTCGCGCCGGTGTCGAGTGGACGCGGAACGCCTATCCCCTTCCGTGCTCGTGGCGCACCTGGATTAGGAGGGCGTGCAAGAGGGTTCCCAGGCAgaggacgtggacgtggTGGCCTCTATGGTGGCGACG CGCccgttcctgttcctgtACGCCCTGCGTCGCCGCTCCCTCCAGGCGTACCTACTGGACCGCGAAACCAGAACAAATACAAGGACCGCGACGGAAATGCGCCTGCTGTCGACGGGTTGGACTATGGAGGGGGCAAGGAAGGCGGCATGAGTCGGAGGACTCCAAGCGGAGAGCCCGAAGAGCGGATATCCAGCCG GAAACGGAGGAGTTCACCTGGCCTCGACGACATTCGGAGTTCGAAGCGTCGCTGA